Proteins encoded together in one Schumannella luteola window:
- a CDS encoding ABC transporter ATP-binding protein: MTETTAPEVVRLDDVRKAFVVRKDNTLKDRVLTFARARRHRTSYTAADGISLSIHAGTTVGLLGANGSGKSTLLKLIGGILSPDSGSVQIRGRIAALLELGAGFHPDLSGRENVYLNATLLGLSRSEIDERFDDIVEFSGIREFIDNEVKFYSSGMFMRLAFAVAVHTDPDILLVDEVLAVGDEAFQRKCMDKIRSFQREGRTIILVSHAAAQIQELCDTTFVLDSGAVAFAGDTLEGLGVLRDLLERDRRADAAAAAAAAGTPIEDEDDDEAESRVQVVKATVFDAEGNETTKVRQGSSVTLRLHLTANGDVDDWMTGFGIDTPNGQMVLGTSTDRLKAPATSHRAGDTWDVDFDIEELNFGVGDYFINARAEDFAEGTSSILWQAALLHVSGSESSVGTVAARVTTRESATS, from the coding sequence ATGACCGAGACCACCGCCCCGGAGGTCGTGCGCCTCGACGACGTGCGCAAGGCCTTCGTCGTGCGCAAGGACAACACGCTCAAGGACCGGGTGCTCACCTTCGCGCGCGCACGCCGGCACCGCACCAGCTACACCGCCGCCGACGGGATCAGCCTCAGCATCCACGCCGGCACCACCGTCGGGCTGCTCGGCGCGAACGGCTCGGGCAAGAGCACGCTGCTCAAGCTGATCGGCGGGATCCTCTCCCCCGATTCCGGCTCGGTGCAGATCCGCGGGCGCATCGCCGCGCTGCTCGAGCTCGGCGCCGGCTTCCACCCCGACCTCAGCGGCCGCGAGAACGTCTACCTCAACGCCACGCTGCTCGGTCTCTCGCGCAGCGAGATCGACGAGCGTTTCGACGACATCGTCGAGTTCTCGGGCATCCGCGAGTTCATCGACAACGAGGTCAAGTTCTACTCCTCGGGCATGTTCATGCGCCTGGCCTTCGCGGTCGCCGTGCACACCGACCCCGACATCCTGCTCGTCGACGAGGTGCTGGCTGTCGGCGACGAGGCCTTCCAGCGCAAGTGCATGGACAAGATCCGCAGCTTCCAGCGCGAGGGCCGAACGATCATCCTCGTCAGCCACGCCGCGGCGCAGATCCAGGAGCTCTGCGACACGACCTTCGTGCTCGACTCGGGCGCGGTGGCCTTCGCCGGCGACACCCTCGAGGGGCTCGGCGTGCTGCGCGATCTGCTCGAGCGCGACCGTCGTGCCGACGCCGCGGCGGCGGCCGCGGCCGCGGGCACGCCGATCGAGGACGAGGACGACGACGAGGCCGAGAGCCGCGTGCAGGTCGTTAAGGCGACCGTCTTCGACGCCGAGGGCAACGAGACCACGAAGGTGCGCCAGGGCTCGTCGGTGACGCTGCGCCTGCACCTCACCGCGAACGGGGACGTCGACGACTGGATGACCGGGTTCGGCATCGACACCCCGAACGGCCAGATGGTGCTCGGCACCAGCACCGACCGTCTGAAGGCGCCGGCGACCTCCCACCGCGCCGGCGACACCTGGGATGTCGACTTCGACATCGAGGAGCTGAACTTCGGCGTCGGCGACTACTTCATCAACGCCCGCGCCGAGGACTTCGCCGAGGGCACCTCGTCGATCCTCTGGCAGGCAGCTCTGCTGCACGTGAGCGGCAGCGAGTCGTCGGTCGGCACGGTCGCGGCGCGCGTCACGACCCGCGAGTCCGCGACCTCCTGA
- a CDS encoding ABC transporter permease, whose amino-acid sequence MTAEARFERLSATPMRSVTGQGARGGLHPVARIREILQHRQLLWLLTRRDLQVRYRGSALGFLWTLIKPLVMLATYYLVLGQILGAARGIEDFAIYVFSGLTIYALFSESVGAAAGSIVNNAGLVKKIYVPREVFPLASVGGALFLVGMQFVVLVGAIVFSGAWPDFSGIGYLVPSILLILIYALGFGLLLSVLNVYLRDVQYITEIVLTLLMWSAPIVYSWRRVSDVIGEFHLPTWILDVYTSNPITIAVLGFHRSLWGGGTAADYPGDLWERMLIAGLIGLVFLAFAQWVFQRRQGNVAQEL is encoded by the coding sequence GTGACAGCTGAGGCGCGATTCGAGCGCCTGTCTGCGACGCCGATGCGCTCGGTGACCGGTCAGGGCGCGCGCGGCGGGCTCCACCCGGTGGCCCGGATCCGCGAGATCCTCCAGCACCGGCAGCTGCTCTGGCTGCTGACCCGACGCGACCTCCAGGTGCGCTACCGCGGCAGCGCTCTCGGCTTCCTCTGGACGCTCATCAAGCCGCTCGTGATGCTCGCCACCTACTACCTGGTGCTGGGGCAGATCCTCGGCGCCGCCCGCGGCATCGAGGACTTCGCGATCTACGTCTTCTCGGGCCTCACGATCTACGCCCTCTTCTCCGAGAGCGTCGGCGCCGCCGCCGGCTCGATCGTCAACAACGCCGGCCTGGTGAAGAAGATCTACGTGCCGCGCGAGGTGTTCCCGCTCGCCTCGGTCGGCGGGGCGCTGTTCCTCGTGGGCATGCAGTTCGTCGTGCTCGTCGGCGCGATCGTGTTCTCGGGCGCCTGGCCCGACTTCAGCGGCATCGGCTACCTCGTGCCGTCGATCCTGCTGATCCTCATCTACGCGCTCGGCTTCGGACTGCTGCTCTCGGTGCTCAACGTCTATCTGCGCGACGTGCAGTACATCACCGAGATCGTGCTCACCCTGCTCATGTGGAGCGCCCCGATCGTCTACTCGTGGCGCCGCGTCTCCGACGTCATCGGCGAGTTCCACCTGCCGACCTGGATCCTCGACGTCTACACCTCGAACCCGATCACGATCGCCGTGCTCGGCTTCCACCGCTCGCTCTGGGGCGGCGGCACCGCCGCCGACTACCCGGGTGACCTGTGGGAGCGGATGCTGATCGCCGGCCTGATCGGACTCGTCTTCCTGGCCTTCGCGCAGTGGGTCTTCCAGCGCCGCCAGGGCAACGTGGCACAGGAGCTGTGA
- a CDS encoding NAD-dependent epimerase/dehydratase family protein, translating into MSDQSNLPVLVTGAAGYVGRHVVTALLDLGYDAVAVTRPGRADGVDPRARRVEADILAPGFEVSALLEQSGGAAAVIHLAWQDGFTHNAPSHIDNIPAHHRFLTGLAAAGVPRIAGLGTMHEVGYWEGAIDADTPTAPTSLYGIAKDALRRSTTLVIGDSAEYVWLRAYYILGDDRRNRSIFAKLLEAADEGKTEFPFTTGKSKYDFIDVAELGRQIAIASTTAGATGVINVSSGEPVSLADRVEQFIRDNELGITLQYGAFPDRPYDSPAVWGDATRIREILAAREH; encoded by the coding sequence ATGAGCGACCAGTCGAACCTCCCTGTCCTGGTCACGGGCGCCGCCGGCTACGTCGGCCGCCACGTCGTGACCGCGCTCCTCGATCTCGGCTACGACGCCGTCGCGGTCACGCGACCCGGTCGCGCCGATGGTGTCGACCCGCGCGCGCGTCGCGTCGAAGCCGACATCCTCGCCCCCGGGTTCGAGGTCTCCGCGCTGCTGGAGCAGTCGGGCGGAGCCGCCGCGGTCATCCACCTGGCGTGGCAGGACGGCTTCACCCACAACGCCCCGTCGCACATCGACAACATCCCCGCGCACCACCGCTTCCTGACCGGTCTCGCGGCCGCCGGGGTGCCGCGCATCGCCGGTCTCGGCACGATGCACGAGGTCGGGTACTGGGAGGGCGCGATCGACGCCGACACCCCCACGGCGCCTACCTCGCTCTACGGGATCGCCAAGGACGCCCTGCGCCGGTCGACCACGCTGGTGATCGGCGACAGCGCCGAGTACGTCTGGCTGCGCGCCTACTACATCCTCGGCGACGACCGCCGGAACCGTTCGATCTTCGCCAAGCTGCTCGAGGCCGCCGACGAGGGCAAGACCGAGTTCCCGTTCACGACCGGCAAGAGCAAGTACGACTTCATCGACGTCGCCGAGCTCGGGCGGCAGATCGCGATCGCGTCGACGACCGCCGGGGCGACCGGCGTCATCAACGTCTCCTCGGGAGAGCCGGTCTCGCTGGCCGACCGGGTCGAGCAGTTCATCCGCGACAACGAGCTCGGCATCACGCTGCAGTACGGGGCGTTCCCCGACCGTCCCTACGACTCGCCGGCGGTGTGGGGGGATGCGACCCGCATCCGCGAGATCCTCGCCGCTCGGGAGCACTGA
- a CDS encoding sugar 3,4-ketoisomerase, whose protein sequence is MVGYAETPQQRTTVETVTADPEADARIHRLKTFGDARGDLLPLDLPGSLPFTAQRVFFVYGVPSKEVRGEHAHRRCHQFLVAVHGSVSCIVDDGATRAEYVLDSPGLGLHMPPLTWGTQYNYSPDAVLAVFASRPYEDADYIRDYDEFRALTQA, encoded by the coding sequence ATCGTCGGCTACGCCGAGACCCCGCAGCAGCGCACGACGGTCGAGACCGTCACGGCCGACCCCGAGGCGGATGCGCGCATCCACCGTCTGAAGACCTTCGGCGACGCGCGCGGCGACCTGCTGCCGCTCGATCTGCCCGGCAGCCTCCCCTTCACCGCGCAGCGCGTGTTCTTCGTCTACGGCGTGCCCTCGAAGGAGGTGCGCGGCGAGCACGCGCACCGCCGGTGCCACCAGTTCCTCGTCGCCGTGCACGGCAGCGTCTCGTGCATCGTCGACGACGGCGCCACCCGCGCTGAGTACGTGCTCGACTCCCCCGGGCTCGGCCTGCACATGCCGCCGCTCACCTGGGGCACGCAGTACAACTACAGCCCGGATGCGGTGCTCGCCGTCTTCGCGTCGCGCCCCTACGAAGACGCGGACTACATCCGCGACTACGACGAGTTCCGCGCGCTGACGCAGGCCTGA
- a CDS encoding GtrA family protein: MTEPVIPDPDAPQDVGPSGQRSVGASAWRFLIVGGTNTLITTALLVVLSYLMPGWLAYTIVFAAGLIFNSIMASRWVFTREGSWKATALYAGSYLVIYVVGLGVVQLMHLLGWPHWTNALSVVATAPLGFVAGRLVFRERRREENV; this comes from the coding sequence GTGACCGAGCCGGTCATCCCCGATCCCGACGCACCGCAGGACGTCGGCCCCTCGGGTCAGCGCAGCGTCGGCGCCTCCGCCTGGCGCTTCCTCATCGTCGGCGGCACGAACACGCTGATCACGACGGCGCTGCTGGTCGTGCTGAGCTATCTGATGCCCGGCTGGCTGGCCTACACGATCGTCTTCGCCGCCGGCCTGATCTTCAACTCGATCATGGCGAGCCGCTGGGTCTTCACCCGCGAGGGCTCGTGGAAGGCGACGGCCCTCTACGCCGGCAGCTACCTCGTGATCTACGTCGTCGGCCTCGGCGTGGTGCAGCTCATGCACCTGCTCGGCTGGCCGCACTGGACGAACGCGCTCAGCGTCGTCGCCACGGCGCCCCTCGGCTTCGTCGCCGGGCGACTAGTCTTTCGAGAGCGCCGACGTGAGGAGAACGTGTGA
- a CDS encoding glycosyltransferase family 2 protein, with protein sequence MTDFSIVIPVYGNEENIPHLVARLSELMADLPEATEVVFVVDGSPDRSYELLAAALPTAGFSSQLLQHSRNFGSFAAIRTGLAAANGATIGVMAADLQEPPELMVEFQRALASGSVDVAVGRRMARDDPAMSSLNSKIFWGFYRRAIIRDLPPGGVDVFGCTRQVAQQLVALGEANSSLVAQLYWVGFRRVEVPYSRQEREHGSSSWTFRKRVRYLLDSVFSFTNLPLDLLLAAGVIGAFVVLVVGIVVLGFYLAGGISEPGYVPLMLAILFSTFLIMTSLGIVGAYIWRIFENTKQRPSSIVMSHESW encoded by the coding sequence GTGACCGACTTCTCGATCGTCATCCCGGTCTACGGCAACGAGGAGAACATCCCGCACCTCGTCGCCCGCCTGTCGGAGCTGATGGCCGATCTGCCGGAGGCGACCGAGGTCGTCTTCGTCGTCGACGGGTCCCCCGACCGCTCGTACGAGCTGCTCGCCGCCGCTCTGCCGACGGCGGGCTTCAGCTCGCAGCTGCTGCAGCACTCGCGCAACTTCGGCTCCTTCGCCGCGATCCGCACCGGCCTCGCCGCCGCGAACGGCGCGACGATCGGCGTCATGGCGGCCGACCTGCAGGAGCCGCCGGAGCTCATGGTCGAGTTCCAGCGCGCGCTGGCCTCGGGGTCGGTGGATGTCGCCGTCGGCCGCCGCATGGCCCGCGACGACCCGGCGATGTCGAGCCTGAACTCGAAGATCTTCTGGGGCTTCTACCGCCGGGCGATCATCCGCGACCTGCCCCCGGGCGGTGTCGACGTATTCGGCTGCACGCGCCAGGTGGCGCAGCAGCTGGTCGCGCTCGGCGAAGCCAACTCGAGCCTGGTCGCCCAGCTCTACTGGGTCGGCTTCCGCCGCGTCGAGGTGCCCTACAGCCGCCAGGAGCGCGAGCACGGCTCGAGCAGCTGGACCTTCCGCAAGCGCGTGCGCTACCTGCTCGACAGCGTGTTCTCGTTTACGAACCTGCCGCTCGACCTGCTGCTCGCGGCGGGCGTGATCGGCGCCTTCGTCGTGCTGGTGGTCGGCATCGTCGTGCTCGGCTTCTATCTGGCCGGCGGCATCAGCGAGCCCGGCTACGTGCCGCTCATGCTCGCGATCCTGTTCTCGACGTTCCTGATCATGACCTCGCTGGGCATCGTGGGCGCCTACATCTGGCGCATCTTCGAGAACACGAAGCAGCGCCCGTCGTCGATCGTCATGTCGCACGAGTCGTGGTGA
- a CDS encoding DegT/DnrJ/EryC1/StrS family aminotransferase, whose translation MTDVRRVAPFNDLSRGMARDRAALLEATAEVIDSGYAIHGKQHAAFEAELRDYLGAGDAIGVASGTDALELAIKAVMPEGKSVVLTAGNAGAYTSTATVRAGFTPRYADIDPVTLCLTAETIAARLDDSVGVVVVTHLYGYLGDVAAIRALLDERGVALVEDVAQGIGATRDGRKAGTFGHAATISFYPTKNLGAIGDGGAVIAETPEIAARVRQLRQYGWETKYNATLAGGTNSRLDELQAAFLRIRLRQIDEFNARRREIIGRYAAAAAALDPQLLTVLPAEGEQHVAHLAIARSARRDAVREQLAAAGVPTDIHFPLADWEQPAFARFAPDVELPATLAARAAVLSLPLFPELTDDEVDAVGAALGALA comes from the coding sequence ATGACTGACGTGCGACGCGTCGCCCCGTTCAACGACCTCTCCCGCGGCATGGCCCGCGACCGCGCCGCCCTCCTCGAGGCGACGGCGGAGGTGATCGACTCCGGCTACGCCATCCACGGCAAGCAGCACGCCGCGTTCGAGGCCGAGCTGCGCGACTACCTCGGCGCGGGCGACGCGATCGGCGTGGCGAGCGGCACCGACGCCCTCGAGCTCGCCATCAAGGCGGTCATGCCGGAGGGCAAGTCGGTCGTGCTGACCGCCGGCAACGCGGGCGCCTACACGTCGACCGCGACGGTGCGCGCCGGCTTCACGCCGCGCTACGCCGACATCGACCCGGTCACCCTCTGCCTCACCGCCGAGACGATCGCGGCGCGCCTCGACGACAGCGTCGGCGTCGTCGTCGTCACCCATCTCTACGGCTACCTCGGCGACGTCGCCGCGATCCGCGCGCTGCTCGACGAGCGCGGCGTGGCCCTGGTCGAGGATGTCGCGCAGGGCATCGGCGCGACGCGCGACGGACGCAAGGCCGGCACCTTCGGCCACGCCGCGACGATCAGCTTCTACCCCACCAAGAACCTCGGCGCGATCGGCGACGGCGGCGCCGTCATCGCCGAGACGCCGGAGATCGCGGCGCGCGTGCGCCAGCTGCGCCAGTACGGCTGGGAGACGAAGTACAACGCGACCCTCGCCGGCGGCACCAACTCGCGCCTCGACGAGCTGCAGGCCGCGTTCCTGCGCATCCGCCTGCGTCAGATCGACGAGTTCAACGCCCGGCGTCGCGAGATCATCGGCCGCTACGCCGCTGCCGCAGCGGCGCTCGACCCGCAGCTGCTCACGGTGCTGCCGGCCGAGGGCGAGCAGCATGTCGCCCACCTGGCGATCGCCCGCAGCGCCCGGCGCGACGCGGTGCGCGAGCAGCTGGCGGCGGCCGGCGTGCCGACCGACATCCACTTCCCGCTCGCCGACTGGGAGCAGCCCGCCTTCGCGCGCTTCGCGCCCGACGTCGAGCTGCCCGCCACGCTCGCGGCCCGCGCCGCCGTGCTGAGCCTGCCGCTCTTCCCCGAGCTCACCGACGACGAGGTGGATGCGGTGGGCGCCGCTCTCGGAGCGCTCGCGTGA
- the rfbB gene encoding dTDP-glucose 4,6-dehydratase, translating into MARLLVTGGAGFIGSNFVHHVIGHTDHHVTVLDKLTYAGNQASLAGLPADRLDFVQGDIADAELVDGLVSAADAVVHYAAESHNDNSLNDPRPFLDTNIIGTYTLLEAVRRHSTRFHHISTDEVYGDLELDDPQRFTENTPYNPSSPYSSTKAGSDLLVRAWVRSFGVEATISNCSNNYGPYQHVEKFIPRQITNVLRGDRPKLYGTGENVRDWIHADDHSSAVLTILDKGVIGETYLIGADGEKNNKDVVEAILTELGQPADAYDLVTDRPGHDLRYAIDSTKLRTELGWAPSYGDFETGLAATIAWYRDNEAWWAPVKDTTEAFYASKGQ; encoded by the coding sequence ATGGCTCGTCTGCTCGTCACCGGCGGCGCCGGCTTCATCGGCTCGAACTTCGTGCACCACGTGATCGGGCACACCGACCACCACGTGACCGTGCTCGACAAGCTCACCTACGCCGGCAACCAGGCCTCGCTCGCTGGCCTGCCCGCCGACCGCCTCGACTTCGTGCAGGGCGACATCGCCGACGCCGAGCTCGTCGACGGCCTGGTCTCCGCGGCCGACGCGGTCGTGCACTACGCCGCCGAGTCGCACAACGACAACTCGCTGAACGACCCGCGGCCGTTCCTCGACACGAACATCATCGGCACCTACACGCTGCTCGAGGCGGTGCGCCGTCACAGCACCCGCTTCCACCACATCTCGACCGACGAGGTCTACGGCGACCTCGAGCTCGACGACCCGCAGCGCTTCACCGAGAACACGCCCTACAACCCGTCGAGCCCGTACTCGTCGACCAAGGCCGGCAGCGACCTGCTCGTGCGCGCCTGGGTGCGCTCCTTCGGCGTCGAGGCGACGATCTCGAACTGCTCGAACAACTACGGCCCGTACCAGCACGTCGAGAAGTTCATCCCGCGCCAGATCACGAACGTGCTGCGCGGCGACCGCCCCAAGCTCTACGGCACGGGCGAGAACGTGCGCGACTGGATCCACGCCGACGACCACTCCTCGGCCGTTCTGACGATCCTCGACAAGGGCGTCATCGGCGAGACCTACCTCATCGGCGCCGACGGCGAGAAGAACAACAAGGATGTCGTCGAGGCGATCCTGACCGAGCTCGGTCAGCCGGCCGACGCCTACGACCTCGTCACCGACCGCCCGGGTCACGACCTGCGCTACGCGATCGACTCGACGAAGCTGCGCACCGAGCTCGGCTGGGCGCCGTCGTACGGCGACTTCGAGACCGGCCTGGCCGCGACGATCGCCTGGTACCGCGACAACGAGGCCTGGTGGGCGCCCGTCAAGGACACCACCGAGGCCTTCTACGCCTCGAAGGGGCAGTAG
- the rfbA gene encoding glucose-1-phosphate thymidylyltransferase RfbA, whose product MKGIILAGGSGTRLHPITLGVSKQLVPVYDKPMVYYPLSTLMLAGIDDILVITTPHDADAFERLLGDGSQFGIKITFAQQPSPDGLAQAFTIGADFIGDDTVALVLGDNLLYGPGLGNQLKRFHDIKGGAVFAYWVAEPSAYGVVEFDADGHAVSLEEKPTQPKSNYAVPGLYFYDNDVVEIARNLKPSARGEYEITDINRVYLEREQLQVEVLPRGTAWLDTGTFDQMTDASEYVRTMERRTGMRIGVPEEVAWRMGFLDDDGLRERAKLLTKSGYGTYLLELLERGR is encoded by the coding sequence GTGAAAGGCATCATCCTCGCCGGCGGCTCCGGCACGCGGCTGCACCCGATCACCCTCGGCGTCTCGAAGCAGCTGGTCCCTGTCTATGACAAGCCGATGGTCTACTACCCGCTGTCGACGCTGATGCTCGCGGGGATCGACGACATCCTCGTCATCACGACCCCGCACGACGCCGACGCCTTCGAGCGCCTGCTCGGCGACGGCTCGCAGTTCGGCATCAAGATCACCTTCGCCCAGCAGCCCTCGCCTGACGGCCTCGCCCAGGCGTTCACGATCGGCGCCGACTTCATCGGCGACGACACGGTCGCGCTGGTGCTCGGCGACAACCTGCTCTACGGCCCCGGCCTCGGCAACCAGCTCAAGCGCTTCCACGACATCAAGGGCGGCGCCGTGTTCGCCTACTGGGTCGCCGAGCCGAGCGCCTACGGCGTCGTCGAGTTCGACGCCGACGGCCACGCCGTCTCGCTCGAGGAGAAGCCGACGCAGCCGAAGAGCAACTACGCCGTGCCCGGCCTCTACTTCTACGACAACGACGTGGTCGAGATCGCCCGCAACCTGAAGCCCAGCGCGCGCGGCGAGTACGAGATCACCGACATCAACCGCGTCTACCTCGAGCGCGAGCAGCTGCAGGTCGAGGTGCTGCCCCGCGGCACCGCCTGGCTCGACACCGGCACCTTCGACCAGATGACCGACGCCAGCGAGTACGTGCGCACGATGGAGCGCCGCACCGGCATGCGCATCGGCGTGCCCGAGGAGGTCGCCTGGCGCATGGGCTTCCTGGATGACGACGGCCTGCGCGAGCGCGCGAAGCTGCTCACGAAGTCCGGCTACGGCACCTACCTGCTCGAACTCCTGGAAAGGGGCCGTTGA
- a CDS encoding O-antigen ligase family protein — translation MSGRAATPAPRRLIVVELIAHPRTSQALAVIIATSSLASAFLRSLMGWGGLLAVLTATLVLAGISLWSQRERIEWRGVLPISLLAFFGWMVVSVFLSQYTWITAGAVVYALLFGLLGTWLALARDLIQVIRAFGDALRAILLTSLVLEVLSGIILDVPLKVFGITGSIASGGPIQGIAGTRNYLGYLACLAVITFLTEWRTRSVERPRAIFSLVLAAVTLLFARSPVTFVVLVVVGVAAVAVYALRRVPARRRPIAQFVVAGVVLIGAVAAWLLRGRIIQLLNATSDFDSRSGQWSRILQLSELHQLEGWGWVGVWRPEVFPYNVLADDDGKRYDSALNGALDVYFQLGIVGVVLLGIAFALALTRAWLVGTENPNTTYAWPALALVLLAATSLAESYLLFEGGLLLFVTCALAAARKRSWRHRLSAPKGTGLEDAPRAD, via the coding sequence GTGAGCGGCCGTGCGGCGACCCCGGCACCGCGGCGACTCATCGTCGTGGAGCTGATCGCGCATCCGCGCACCAGCCAGGCGCTCGCGGTCATCATCGCGACCTCGTCGCTCGCCTCGGCCTTCCTGCGCTCGCTCATGGGATGGGGCGGCCTGCTCGCCGTGCTCACGGCGACGCTCGTGCTGGCCGGCATCTCGCTGTGGAGCCAGCGCGAGCGCATCGAGTGGCGCGGCGTGCTGCCGATCAGCCTGCTGGCCTTCTTCGGCTGGATGGTCGTCAGCGTCTTCCTCAGCCAGTACACCTGGATCACGGCCGGCGCGGTCGTCTACGCGCTGCTGTTCGGGCTGCTCGGCACCTGGCTCGCGCTCGCCCGCGATCTCATCCAGGTGATCCGCGCCTTCGGGGATGCGCTGCGGGCGATCCTGCTCACCTCGCTCGTGCTCGAGGTGCTCAGCGGCATCATCCTCGACGTGCCGCTCAAGGTCTTCGGCATCACCGGGTCGATCGCGAGCGGTGGCCCCATCCAGGGCATCGCGGGCACCCGCAACTACCTCGGCTACCTCGCCTGTCTGGCCGTCATCACGTTCCTGACCGAGTGGCGCACGCGCTCCGTCGAGCGGCCGCGCGCGATCTTCTCGCTCGTGCTGGCCGCTGTCACCCTGCTCTTCGCGCGCTCGCCCGTGACCTTCGTCGTGCTCGTCGTCGTCGGGGTCGCCGCGGTCGCCGTGTACGCCCTGCGGCGGGTGCCGGCGCGCCGGCGTCCGATCGCGCAGTTCGTCGTCGCCGGCGTGGTGCTGATCGGGGCGGTCGCGGCCTGGCTGCTGCGCGGGCGCATCATCCAGCTGCTCAACGCGACGAGCGACTTCGACTCGCGCTCGGGGCAGTGGAGCCGCATCCTGCAGCTCTCCGAGCTCCACCAGCTCGAGGGATGGGGCTGGGTCGGCGTCTGGCGCCCCGAGGTGTTCCCCTACAACGTGCTCGCCGACGACGACGGCAAGCGCTACGACTCGGCGCTCAACGGCGCGCTCGACGTCTACTTCCAGCTCGGCATCGTCGGCGTCGTCCTGCTCGGCATCGCCTTCGCGCTCGCCCTCACCCGGGCCTGGCTGGTCGGCACCGAGAACCCGAACACCACCTACGCCTGGCCGGCGCTCGCGCTCGTGCTGCTGGCGGCGACGAGCCTCGCCGAGAGCTACCTGCTGTTCGAGGGCGGACTGCTGCTCTTCGTCACCTGCGCACTCGCCGCCGCCCGCAAGAGATCGTGGCGGCACCGGCTCTCGGCGCCGAAGGGCACCGGCCTCGAAGACGCCCCGCGGGCCGACTGA
- a CDS encoding O-antigen ligase family protein: MTLSSRYHRALAASAFFTGLAGDVFRYGIGWAGWGVVVGLIVLLCVIELVRSRTRLDAVPVALVLFLGVCAASTAWSAYPALTGLATVVTVATVAVGLFIATALDGYGIVRALADAGRWILGLSLLFEFVVAVFVRQKVLPFFSFCDLSGDIPRACYWSRDLLFHGGRIQGIQGNSNLLAIAALIALIAFGVQLAAGMVSRVAGIFWIGVAVLVLALTRSSTVIVAGLAAAVVLVIVLVIRRLSGRARAAAYGVSAAVVVAGVAGAIVFRAPLLALLQKSPDLTNRGQIWKAVVDLAQQRPAGGWGWATYWMPGVHPFDSDAFVIKGVRYSQAHDAWLDLWLQVGIVGLIVFALFVLGLLVRSWLAAVDRGAAADSAITAGTRPVAALTIAPLLIAVALLVQSLAESRILIEGELLLLVIIAITTRSRDLRTFRWLRRGERGQ; encoded by the coding sequence ATGACGCTGTCGAGCCGCTACCACCGCGCCCTCGCCGCGTCCGCCTTCTTCACGGGCCTCGCCGGCGACGTGTTCCGCTACGGCATCGGCTGGGCCGGATGGGGCGTCGTCGTCGGGCTGATCGTGCTGCTCTGCGTGATCGAGCTCGTGCGCAGCCGCACCCGCCTCGACGCCGTGCCGGTGGCGCTCGTGCTGTTCCTCGGGGTCTGCGCCGCCTCCACCGCCTGGTCCGCCTACCCGGCGCTGACCGGTCTCGCCACCGTCGTCACGGTCGCGACCGTCGCCGTCGGCCTCTTCATCGCGACCGCGCTCGACGGCTACGGCATCGTCAGGGCGCTCGCCGACGCGGGCCGCTGGATCCTCGGGCTGTCGCTGCTGTTCGAGTTCGTCGTCGCGGTCTTCGTGCGGCAGAAGGTACTGCCGTTCTTCAGCTTCTGCGACCTCTCGGGCGACATCCCGCGCGCCTGCTACTGGTCGCGCGACCTGCTCTTCCACGGCGGCCGCATCCAGGGCATCCAGGGCAACAGCAACCTGCTGGCGATCGCGGCGCTCATCGCGCTCATCGCCTTCGGCGTGCAGCTCGCGGCCGGGATGGTGAGCCGGGTCGCCGGCATCTTCTGGATCGGCGTCGCGGTGCTCGTGCTCGCGCTCACCCGCTCGTCGACCGTCATCGTCGCCGGTCTCGCGGCGGCCGTGGTGCTCGTGATCGTGCTCGTGATCCGGCGCCTCAGCGGGCGAGCCCGCGCGGCGGCCTACGGCGTCTCGGCCGCGGTCGTCGTGGCCGGCGTCGCGGGCGCGATCGTCTTCCGCGCACCGCTGCTGGCGCTGCTGCAGAAGAGCCCCGACCTCACCAACCGCGGCCAGATCTGGAAGGCCGTCGTCGACCTCGCCCAGCAGCGCCCCGCGGGCGGCTGGGGCTGGGCGACCTACTGGATGCCGGGCGTGCACCCTTTCGACTCCGACGCCTTCGTGATCAAGGGCGTGCGCTACAGCCAGGCGCACGACGCCTGGCTCGACCTGTGGCTGCAGGTCGGCATCGTCGGCCTGATCGTCTTCGCGCTCTTCGTGCTCGGCCTGCTGGTGCGCAGCTGGCTCGCCGCCGTCGACCGCGGCGCCGCTGCCGACTCGGCCATCACCGCCGGCACCCGTCCGGTGGCGGCGCTCACGATCGCGCCGCTCCTGATCGCCGTGGCGCTGCTGGTGCAGAGCCTCGCCGAGAGCCGCATCCTCATCGAAGGCGAGCTGCTGCTGCTCGTGATCATCGCGATCACGACCCGCTCGCGCGACCTGCGCACCTTCCGCTGGCTGCGCCGCGGAGAGCGGGGACAGTGA